The following are encoded together in the Drosophila takahashii strain IR98-3 E-12201 chromosome X, DtakHiC1v2, whole genome shotgun sequence genome:
- the zyd gene encoding sodium/potassium/calcium exchanger 3 isoform X1: MEDYWGLSSTTDINCTQPAIDDFPRDLFSEAQRQSGAVVLHVIASLYLFVALAVVCDEYFVPAVEKICAALNMSNDVAGATFMAAATSAPELFVNVIGTFITEGDIGVGTIVGSAVFNILAVAACCGIGAGMTIPLDWWPLTRDSIAYGVTVAILICVMHDERVEWYEALILVSLYAVYLAVMYFDKTFQKCAKGGVKQARSRSRSSNCSIHTKNSNEKEPELVENRICQNMANIQLNGGLNNDPPKATGTTSGGTTTISITTSAMTTAIGTTTHSVGAEGEGGRAAGDVPSEPGSIALMAQMDGGEAESQLAVAAADEDREEEGYSLLTYPKDKSCFAQFTWLIIWPIHLLFRIAIPDCKKAKNNKIFPLTFIMCIVWIGSLSYVVAWMITIIGDTLKIPDSVMGITFLAAGTSVPEAVSSVIVAKRGHGSMGICNSIGSNTFDILLCLGVPWLIKAVFFPIQPGQNYVAINSAGLEYSAITLLSTLFLLYLTFSTNKFKLDKKVGTACLVMYLVFMVFASLIELNVFFRVNLPTCGRS, translated from the exons ATATAAATTGCACTCAGCCCGCCATCGACGACTTCCCCAGGGATCTTTTCTCGGAGGCGCAAAGGCAGTCCGGTGCTGTTGTACTTCATGTTATAGccagtttatatttattcgtAGCCTTAGCCGTAGTGTGTGATGAGTACTTCGTGCCAGCAGTTGAGAAAATATGTGCAG CACTCAACATGTCCAATGATGTGGCGGGGGCCACGTTCATGGCTGCGGCCACCTCCGCCCCAGAGCTGTTTGTTAACGTGATAGGCACCTTTATCACGGAGGGTGATATCGGAGTGGGCACGATTGTCGGATCGGCGGTATTTAACATCCTGGCAGTCGCCGCCTGTTGCGGAATTGGAGCTGGAATG ACTATACCCCTGGACTGGTGGCCGTTGACACGGGACAGTATTGCCTACGGAGTTACAGTGGCCATTCTCATCTGTGTGATGCACGACGAGCGCGTCGAGTGGTACGAAGCCCTCATCCTGGTCTCCCTGTACGCCGTCTACCTGGCGGTCATGTATTTCGACAAAACGTTCCAAAAGTGCGCCAAAG GTGGCGTAAAGCAGGCGCGTTCGCGCAGCCGGTCCTCCAACTGCagcatacacacaaaaaacagcAATGAGAAGGAACCAG AGCTCGTGGAAAATCGTATATGCCAGAACATGGCTAACATTCAGCTGAACGGAGGACTAAACAATGACCCGCCGAAGGCTACAGGCACCACCAGTGGCGGCACTACCACCATTTCGATCACCACCTCAGCCATGACCACCGCGATAGGCACCACCACGCACAGTGTCGGAGctgaaggagaaggaggaagGGCGGCAGGTGATGTTCCTTCTGAACCGGGCTCCATTGCCCTTATGGCACAAATGGACGGTGGCGAGGCAGAGTCCCAGCTAGCTGTGGCTGCCGCTGATGAGGATCGCGAGGAAGAGGGCTACTCCCTGCTCACATACCCGAAGGATAAGAGCTGTTTTGCACAGTTTACCTGGCTCATTATCTGGCCGATTCATCTCCTATTTCGCATCGCCATCCCCGACTGCAAGAAGGCCAAGAACAACAAGATTTTCCCGCTTACCTTCATAATGTGCATCGTCTGGATAGGATCGCTGTCTTACGTGGTTGCGTGGATGATAACCATTATCG GTGATACACTTAAGATACCTGACTCGGTGATGGGGATTACATTCCTGGCGGCTGGAACTAGCGTTCCCGAAGCTGTATCCAGTGTGATCGTGGCGAAGCGTG GTCACGGATCGATGGGGATCTGCAACTCAATTGGGTCAAACACCTTCGACATCCTGCTGTGCCTGGGGGTTCCCTGGCTAATCAAAGCTGTCTTCTTTCCGATCCAACCGGGACAGAACTACGTGGCCATAAACTCGGCTGGATTGGAGTACTCGGCGATCACTTTGCTGTCGACGCTGTTTCTGCTGTATCTAACGTTCTCCACAAACAAGTTCAAATTGGACAAGAAGGTGGGCACCGCCTGTCTGGTGATGTACCTGGTTTTCATGGTTTTCGCCTCCCTCATCGAACTCAACGTGTTCTTCCGCGTTAACCTGCCCACATGCGGTCGATCATGA
- the zyd gene encoding sodium/potassium/calcium exchanger 3 isoform X4, giving the protein MKYINCTQPAIDDFPRDLFSEAQRQSGAVVLHVIASLYLFVALAVVCDEYFVPAVEKICAALNMSNDVAGATFMAAATSAPELFVNVIGTFITEGDIGVGTIVGSAVFNILAVAACCGIGAGMTIPLDWWPLTRDSIAYGVTVAILICVMHDERVEWYEALILVSLYAVYLAVMYFDKTFQKCAKELVENRICQNMANIQLNGGLNNDPPKATGTTSGGTTTISITTSAMTTAIGTTTHSVGAEGEGGRAAGDVPSEPGSIALMAQMDGGEAESQLAVAAADEDREEEGYSLLTYPKDKSCFAQFTWLIIWPIHLLFRIAIPDCKKAKNNKIFPLTFIMCIVWIGSLSYVVAWMITIIGDTLKIPDSVMGITFLAAGTSVPEAVSSVIVAKRGHGSMGICNSIGSNTFDILLCLGVPWLIKAVFFPIQPGQNYVAINSAGLEYSAITLLSTLFLLYLTFSTNKFKLDKKVGTACLVMYLVFMVFASLIELNVFFRVNLPTCGRS; this is encoded by the exons ATGAAAT ATATAAATTGCACTCAGCCCGCCATCGACGACTTCCCCAGGGATCTTTTCTCGGAGGCGCAAAGGCAGTCCGGTGCTGTTGTACTTCATGTTATAGccagtttatatttattcgtAGCCTTAGCCGTAGTGTGTGATGAGTACTTCGTGCCAGCAGTTGAGAAAATATGTGCAG CACTCAACATGTCCAATGATGTGGCGGGGGCCACGTTCATGGCTGCGGCCACCTCCGCCCCAGAGCTGTTTGTTAACGTGATAGGCACCTTTATCACGGAGGGTGATATCGGAGTGGGCACGATTGTCGGATCGGCGGTATTTAACATCCTGGCAGTCGCCGCCTGTTGCGGAATTGGAGCTGGAATG ACTATACCCCTGGACTGGTGGCCGTTGACACGGGACAGTATTGCCTACGGAGTTACAGTGGCCATTCTCATCTGTGTGATGCACGACGAGCGCGTCGAGTGGTACGAAGCCCTCATCCTGGTCTCCCTGTACGCCGTCTACCTGGCGGTCATGTATTTCGACAAAACGTTCCAAAAGTGCGCCAAAG AGCTCGTGGAAAATCGTATATGCCAGAACATGGCTAACATTCAGCTGAACGGAGGACTAAACAATGACCCGCCGAAGGCTACAGGCACCACCAGTGGCGGCACTACCACCATTTCGATCACCACCTCAGCCATGACCACCGCGATAGGCACCACCACGCACAGTGTCGGAGctgaaggagaaggaggaagGGCGGCAGGTGATGTTCCTTCTGAACCGGGCTCCATTGCCCTTATGGCACAAATGGACGGTGGCGAGGCAGAGTCCCAGCTAGCTGTGGCTGCCGCTGATGAGGATCGCGAGGAAGAGGGCTACTCCCTGCTCACATACCCGAAGGATAAGAGCTGTTTTGCACAGTTTACCTGGCTCATTATCTGGCCGATTCATCTCCTATTTCGCATCGCCATCCCCGACTGCAAGAAGGCCAAGAACAACAAGATTTTCCCGCTTACCTTCATAATGTGCATCGTCTGGATAGGATCGCTGTCTTACGTGGTTGCGTGGATGATAACCATTATCG GTGATACACTTAAGATACCTGACTCGGTGATGGGGATTACATTCCTGGCGGCTGGAACTAGCGTTCCCGAAGCTGTATCCAGTGTGATCGTGGCGAAGCGTG GTCACGGATCGATGGGGATCTGCAACTCAATTGGGTCAAACACCTTCGACATCCTGCTGTGCCTGGGGGTTCCCTGGCTAATCAAAGCTGTCTTCTTTCCGATCCAACCGGGACAGAACTACGTGGCCATAAACTCGGCTGGATTGGAGTACTCGGCGATCACTTTGCTGTCGACGCTGTTTCTGCTGTATCTAACGTTCTCCACAAACAAGTTCAAATTGGACAAGAAGGTGGGCACCGCCTGTCTGGTGATGTACCTGGTTTTCATGGTTTTCGCCTCCCTCATCGAACTCAACGTGTTCTTCCGCGTTAACCTGCCCACATGCGGTCGATCATGA
- the zyd gene encoding sodium/potassium/calcium exchanger 3 isoform X2, with the protein MKYINCTQPAIDDFPRDLFSEAQRQSGAVVLHVIASLYLFVALAVVCDEYFVPAVEKICAALNMSNDVAGATFMAAATSAPELFVNVIGTFITEGDIGVGTIVGSAVFNILAVAACCGIGAGMTIPLDWWPLTRDSIAYGVTVAILICVMHDERVEWYEALILVSLYAVYLAVMYFDKTFQKCAKGGVKQARSRSRSSNCSIHTKNSNEKEPELVENRICQNMANIQLNGGLNNDPPKATGTTSGGTTTISITTSAMTTAIGTTTHSVGAEGEGGRAAGDVPSEPGSIALMAQMDGGEAESQLAVAAADEDREEEGYSLLTYPKDKSCFAQFTWLIIWPIHLLFRIAIPDCKKAKNNKIFPLTFIMCIVWIGSLSYVVAWMITIIGDTLKIPDSVMGITFLAAGTSVPEAVSSVIVAKRGHGSMGICNSIGSNTFDILLCLGVPWLIKAVFFPIQPGQNYVAINSAGLEYSAITLLSTLFLLYLTFSTNKFKLDKKVGTACLVMYLVFMVFASLIELNVFFRVNLPTCGRS; encoded by the exons ATGAAAT ATATAAATTGCACTCAGCCCGCCATCGACGACTTCCCCAGGGATCTTTTCTCGGAGGCGCAAAGGCAGTCCGGTGCTGTTGTACTTCATGTTATAGccagtttatatttattcgtAGCCTTAGCCGTAGTGTGTGATGAGTACTTCGTGCCAGCAGTTGAGAAAATATGTGCAG CACTCAACATGTCCAATGATGTGGCGGGGGCCACGTTCATGGCTGCGGCCACCTCCGCCCCAGAGCTGTTTGTTAACGTGATAGGCACCTTTATCACGGAGGGTGATATCGGAGTGGGCACGATTGTCGGATCGGCGGTATTTAACATCCTGGCAGTCGCCGCCTGTTGCGGAATTGGAGCTGGAATG ACTATACCCCTGGACTGGTGGCCGTTGACACGGGACAGTATTGCCTACGGAGTTACAGTGGCCATTCTCATCTGTGTGATGCACGACGAGCGCGTCGAGTGGTACGAAGCCCTCATCCTGGTCTCCCTGTACGCCGTCTACCTGGCGGTCATGTATTTCGACAAAACGTTCCAAAAGTGCGCCAAAG GTGGCGTAAAGCAGGCGCGTTCGCGCAGCCGGTCCTCCAACTGCagcatacacacaaaaaacagcAATGAGAAGGAACCAG AGCTCGTGGAAAATCGTATATGCCAGAACATGGCTAACATTCAGCTGAACGGAGGACTAAACAATGACCCGCCGAAGGCTACAGGCACCACCAGTGGCGGCACTACCACCATTTCGATCACCACCTCAGCCATGACCACCGCGATAGGCACCACCACGCACAGTGTCGGAGctgaaggagaaggaggaagGGCGGCAGGTGATGTTCCTTCTGAACCGGGCTCCATTGCCCTTATGGCACAAATGGACGGTGGCGAGGCAGAGTCCCAGCTAGCTGTGGCTGCCGCTGATGAGGATCGCGAGGAAGAGGGCTACTCCCTGCTCACATACCCGAAGGATAAGAGCTGTTTTGCACAGTTTACCTGGCTCATTATCTGGCCGATTCATCTCCTATTTCGCATCGCCATCCCCGACTGCAAGAAGGCCAAGAACAACAAGATTTTCCCGCTTACCTTCATAATGTGCATCGTCTGGATAGGATCGCTGTCTTACGTGGTTGCGTGGATGATAACCATTATCG GTGATACACTTAAGATACCTGACTCGGTGATGGGGATTACATTCCTGGCGGCTGGAACTAGCGTTCCCGAAGCTGTATCCAGTGTGATCGTGGCGAAGCGTG GTCACGGATCGATGGGGATCTGCAACTCAATTGGGTCAAACACCTTCGACATCCTGCTGTGCCTGGGGGTTCCCTGGCTAATCAAAGCTGTCTTCTTTCCGATCCAACCGGGACAGAACTACGTGGCCATAAACTCGGCTGGATTGGAGTACTCGGCGATCACTTTGCTGTCGACGCTGTTTCTGCTGTATCTAACGTTCTCCACAAACAAGTTCAAATTGGACAAGAAGGTGGGCACCGCCTGTCTGGTGATGTACCTGGTTTTCATGGTTTTCGCCTCCCTCATCGAACTCAACGTGTTCTTCCGCGTTAACCTGCCCACATGCGGTCGATCATGA
- the zyd gene encoding sodium/potassium/calcium exchanger 3 isoform X3, with protein sequence MEDYWGLSSTTDINCTQPAIDDFPRDLFSEAQRQSGAVVLHVIASLYLFVALAVVCDEYFVPAVEKICAALNMSNDVAGATFMAAATSAPELFVNVIGTFITEGDIGVGTIVGSAVFNILAVAACCGIGAGMTIPLDWWPLTRDSIAYGVTVAILICVMHDERVEWYEALILVSLYAVYLAVMYFDKTFQKCAKELVENRICQNMANIQLNGGLNNDPPKATGTTSGGTTTISITTSAMTTAIGTTTHSVGAEGEGGRAAGDVPSEPGSIALMAQMDGGEAESQLAVAAADEDREEEGYSLLTYPKDKSCFAQFTWLIIWPIHLLFRIAIPDCKKAKNNKIFPLTFIMCIVWIGSLSYVVAWMITIIGDTLKIPDSVMGITFLAAGTSVPEAVSSVIVAKRGHGSMGICNSIGSNTFDILLCLGVPWLIKAVFFPIQPGQNYVAINSAGLEYSAITLLSTLFLLYLTFSTNKFKLDKKVGTACLVMYLVFMVFASLIELNVFFRVNLPTCGRS encoded by the exons ATATAAATTGCACTCAGCCCGCCATCGACGACTTCCCCAGGGATCTTTTCTCGGAGGCGCAAAGGCAGTCCGGTGCTGTTGTACTTCATGTTATAGccagtttatatttattcgtAGCCTTAGCCGTAGTGTGTGATGAGTACTTCGTGCCAGCAGTTGAGAAAATATGTGCAG CACTCAACATGTCCAATGATGTGGCGGGGGCCACGTTCATGGCTGCGGCCACCTCCGCCCCAGAGCTGTTTGTTAACGTGATAGGCACCTTTATCACGGAGGGTGATATCGGAGTGGGCACGATTGTCGGATCGGCGGTATTTAACATCCTGGCAGTCGCCGCCTGTTGCGGAATTGGAGCTGGAATG ACTATACCCCTGGACTGGTGGCCGTTGACACGGGACAGTATTGCCTACGGAGTTACAGTGGCCATTCTCATCTGTGTGATGCACGACGAGCGCGTCGAGTGGTACGAAGCCCTCATCCTGGTCTCCCTGTACGCCGTCTACCTGGCGGTCATGTATTTCGACAAAACGTTCCAAAAGTGCGCCAAAG AGCTCGTGGAAAATCGTATATGCCAGAACATGGCTAACATTCAGCTGAACGGAGGACTAAACAATGACCCGCCGAAGGCTACAGGCACCACCAGTGGCGGCACTACCACCATTTCGATCACCACCTCAGCCATGACCACCGCGATAGGCACCACCACGCACAGTGTCGGAGctgaaggagaaggaggaagGGCGGCAGGTGATGTTCCTTCTGAACCGGGCTCCATTGCCCTTATGGCACAAATGGACGGTGGCGAGGCAGAGTCCCAGCTAGCTGTGGCTGCCGCTGATGAGGATCGCGAGGAAGAGGGCTACTCCCTGCTCACATACCCGAAGGATAAGAGCTGTTTTGCACAGTTTACCTGGCTCATTATCTGGCCGATTCATCTCCTATTTCGCATCGCCATCCCCGACTGCAAGAAGGCCAAGAACAACAAGATTTTCCCGCTTACCTTCATAATGTGCATCGTCTGGATAGGATCGCTGTCTTACGTGGTTGCGTGGATGATAACCATTATCG GTGATACACTTAAGATACCTGACTCGGTGATGGGGATTACATTCCTGGCGGCTGGAACTAGCGTTCCCGAAGCTGTATCCAGTGTGATCGTGGCGAAGCGTG GTCACGGATCGATGGGGATCTGCAACTCAATTGGGTCAAACACCTTCGACATCCTGCTGTGCCTGGGGGTTCCCTGGCTAATCAAAGCTGTCTTCTTTCCGATCCAACCGGGACAGAACTACGTGGCCATAAACTCGGCTGGATTGGAGTACTCGGCGATCACTTTGCTGTCGACGCTGTTTCTGCTGTATCTAACGTTCTCCACAAACAAGTTCAAATTGGACAAGAAGGTGGGCACCGCCTGTCTGGTGATGTACCTGGTTTTCATGGTTTTCGCCTCCCTCATCGAACTCAACGTGTTCTTCCGCGTTAACCTGCCCACATGCGGTCGATCATGA